Genomic window (Trichomycterus rosablanca isolate fTriRos1 chromosome 27, fTriRos1.hap1, whole genome shotgun sequence):
TAAAGATTTAATACATAGGCTCAAAATGCTATACAGTATAAGCCATATTTTCAACACCAAGTCGAAATTCTTGCTGTTAAAGGTGCTGTTAGTGTTTCACTTCTGGCTTATTTCTCTCACTCATAATTGACAAGTTTTCTTGGTTTGTTTGATccgcatttacattttctcattactttactaaacaaaaatagAAAGTGGCAtaaatttcagttttatttcaCACAAAACTTAGGAGAAATTTAAGGGAGCAGAGTTAGCACTGACCAAGCAAGAGAAAACAGAACAATCAACAAACTGCaacataaatatacaaaaatatttttctcaAAAAATGATCCTGGATTTGGTAACAAACCCTTTGATGCATCAGACCAACTTTACTAGCACTAACTGCTTTATTGTTAAATTATAGTAATTATTTATAGGCTATTTATAGGGATAATTACAATATAGCATTATAGAGCTGTTGTCTCATAACCACAGCTAGCACCATTAAGTACAACCGTAAAAGAAGCACCGGCCAATCTACCCTGTTATAGTAACTATTAGCCACTTGCtgccactttatttatttatttttttcttattaaaagTACAGCTCACTTGCTGTTAATCTATCTAATCAACCTGATTCCGGTTGATAGCCAAAATGCTTATGGAAGCTCAATATGTTAATCAAACCCCAATGCACAGCCAGCATGTTGACAGTAAGGTTTTCTTTGTATCTTTCAGGATTTTTACGGTGCTTTCAGCCTGTGCTCGTCTCGCGGCTGGACCCAGACTCACGCAAAAACACAATCCAAGCAATCAGTAACCGGGCCAAATCTGAAGGCCGATGGCCACAGGTCACAACTGCCTTACATAATTTATTGCTATAGTTCTTTTAAGATTTAAAAGAGTGAATTATGAGGTAACTGAGCACAGCCCACATCAGTTCCACTGGCATGTTTCAAAAGCAGGACATTACTTTAATGAACATGACTTGTAAGACTGAAGTTGCTTAACTTTAACTGTGCTGACTAACAAATTGTGTGGTGACATTAATGACAATTTGGATACTCTGTTCTGTTAAGCTGTTAATATAAGTTATACAAgtataaatttatatatatttaaaaaaaatgacaaaagtaaAATGATGAATTGGACAGTGCATGTTATGAAAATTGAGTGAACAATTAAATAAGCTAAAACCACAATTTTTAAGTAtacaagaaaagcaaaaaattTGACAAGGGTTGGAGTCTCTAGTTTGCTGTTTGGGAGGCACCTCAGGGCTACACTGGATTTTTCACATCTAAAATTTTACATGGCCGAAGACCTCAAAAGGTATGCTGTACATACTAAAAGAAAGCTGGAAACACGGTCCCACCCAGAGTAAGATAGATATGCAACATATCCTGGACTTAAAACAAAACTGCTAGCCCAATTTGTTCCATGCTCAGGAACAGGCAGTCCCAGCTCAGGCCATTAGGACCAGAAGAATTTCATCTAATTAACTAACCCCCCTGAGCAGCTGTTACCACAGAGATTCTTTTAGTTTTAGaaatttattgtaaataattCATGGATCAGTTTATAGAGACAGAAAATTTACAATTGTCTAATTACCATGTATGTGTCAGTGTTTAGACAGACTGTTTATCTATTAATATGACCTAGCTGAATATGTTTTCATGCAGGTATTGATCTTCCCTGAAGGAACCTGCACAAACAGATCATGTCTGATTACTTTCAAACAAGGCAAGAAGACAAACACTaacttatgtatttatttgtaagtTTATATTAATGATTGTGCAATGACCTTACATCAAGTGACAAGTCATTCCTGATTGGCTTTAGGTTCTTCCAAGTCCCCTTTAAAGATGAACTCGTTTGTACCGAATCTCACTACAGTTTCAGGTCATATATTTGATAAAATTTAGCTTTtagatatgttttattttacactttagtGAAAAATAACCAATGGTTGTTTCACCTGTGCAACCAGCTAATAACTGGTTTTGCCACATTTGGCAGTAACAGCTGCAATCAATTGTTTGCAgattttggcccactcttcTTTGCATTACGATGCACAATACAATATCTTATAGAAGCAGTAAATCTGTGGGAAGATAAACGGCACCCACAAAGCATCAGAACTTTATCATACTGATAGCAGAAGCAGCATCAAGAGCTGTTTAAAATCATGTTTCCTGTTTTTGTTAAGTGTTCAGTCAACATGCACTTTATATCTTTGCATCTTTACCGGACTTCCTTTCCTTGTAATGCAATTCAAAAACCAAGATCTGATATTTCAGATCAGTTTTATTTGCACACATTCTTTTGAGATATAAAACTGATGGACTAAATAAGATCATGCTATGTGTAGCTGGAAAAAGTAGGAGACCACAATCTAGGACACAGTCAGATCAATAAAGTCCACTGACTGACATGACACGACACATAATGTATACTAAAGACTGTTGTGGATATAAGCCACCAGCTCTGGCTGTCTTGCTGTGTGCATGTTTGAATATAAATGTGTgaaaagggaagaaaaaaatgaaattgtcactgtttttatttgcagggGCGTTTGTGCCAGGAGTCCCAGTTCAGCCAGTGCTTATCAGATACCCAAATAAGCTGGTGAGCGGCACATAAGTACACTTCTGATTATTCTAGtcattaaaaaagtgcagactTATTATTCcataaaaatgcaaatgtatatttcatatttaaagcTCATTTTGGCTCAACATTGAAAATTGCAATGAAAATTGTTTTTCTGGGGCCAAAGctctaagaaaaaaaactgtaagaccacaaaaaatcctataagtACATTCTTACAGAAATATATTCCTATTTTTATCCTCATCCCCTGACCTTGACCCCATAGAAAACCACTAGAATGAGCTAAAGAGTCCACAGATCTGTAGAGGAGACTGTACACTAGACATAAAATAAAGGTAAAACATTTCTGCTCACTTATATTTGACATTAATCATTTCTTCTTTTTCACCAGGACACAGTAACATGGACATGGCAAGGTCCTAGTTAGTAAGTGCTGTATTTATCTGAGCAAATTCTTTACAAAATATGTAATGTGTTACATGTTAGGACTATTAAGACTTGCATGCTTTTGGGAATCAAATAATCTAAATGTGAAAATCAGACAATTGCACTGCGATTTTAAATGATAGAATTCAGGAAAACACAGACTAAGATTTTAAGTTAATAAAGGATTAATCTCTTATTAATCTTTTCTTGCCCAGGGGGAGTTTGGATTTAATGCTATACTTGATGTTGCATAATGTTTTAGACTCTTTTTATTGTCTGTATTGCTAAGAAAGTGGTTTCTTTAAAAACAGCATTGTTGTTTCCTGTTTTAGCTGGACCCTGCTTCTTCTTACTCTATGTCAGCTTTACACAACAGTGGAGATTGAGGTTAGCCATCATATATCTTCTCTATTCTAGcctttggccaaaagtatggggACAAACATCTTTACAAGTAAATTTGTATACTTGAGCAACATTAATCCAACCAAGCAAACAGCCATGTAacttctacatttacatttagtgttGGATTGTCATTGTTCAGGTTGAACAATGTATGCGCTGCTACAGCTGGTTAAATGTGTGATGATACCGTCAAGTGAAAATGtcaagcaacaacagctcagccgcAAAGCAGttagccacacacacactcacagaacaCGGCTGTCAAGTGCTTCAAGTGCCTTTGTGTTTTTAGTTTCTTTCTCCTCAGGTTCCCACAgaagaagagaagaaaaatcCTATAAAATACGCACAGACAGTGCGAACCGTGATGGCAAAGTAAGAAAGTACTGATGTCTGTCTGCAATCTGTTTAATCTCATGTCATTATGATTGTACTGATGACCTGGTTTTGGTGTGTATAACCAGGGCTCTGGGTGTCCCAGTAACTGATCACACATTTGAGGACTGTCGGCTGATGATCTCAGCAGGAGAGCTGACCCTGCCAATGGAAGCTGGTCTAGTGGAGTTTACCAAGATCAGCAAAAAGCTTAAGTACATCTTTCTGTTCAACCAAAAGTGCTTTCTGTGTTCTACATTTCTATGTACTACAAGAATTTTTCATTATTGTTCCACTCTCACAATTTGGATAGTgggttaaaatgtaaataaaaattactAGAATGCCTCTATTATGTTTTATAATGGATATTTTAAGTGGATGCATTACAAATCCTAAATCTATGCTCACATCCTGATGCTATTGTAGGGATATTATAAGGTCAAAATTTACGTTGTTATGTTCTGTTACACAAATGTCTTAATTATCTTGActtacatttgtattttttattcatgcCGGCCTCAGTCTAAAATGGGACAACATGAAGGAGGAGCTGGAGAATTTTGCCGCAATAGCTGGTTCGTGTAAAGGAGGCCGAATCAGGATTGAAGAGTTTGCCAGCTTTTTGAAGTTATCCATCAGCCCAGTGCTTCAGGAGCTCTTTGCTCTTTTTGACAGGGTGTGTTTCTTtttgcatgtctgtgtgtgtgactgaatgCCTTGTAATTAAACGAACATGACTGAACAGCACCCTTCTCAACCACACAGTTCAAAAGAACTGTCAGAACCTGTTAGAAGCACTAATAAGAGAAAAAAGTGAATATGACCCCTTTTTGATTATGCTGTTATTGCATATCTGTTACACCCAATGATTTtagattaaacaaaacatactaCACAAAgggaatatatatatgtaaaccAGTATTAGCCAGGCCAGCCCAGTAGACTAAAAATATCTTGAACCTTATAAAGTCAAACAGCCACCTTAAGTGCCACAGACTCCACTAAACCACATTTAAAGCACTTGTCTTCAACCTGTGAAAATTTGAATCTGTGGTGAACTCGCCCATGAGTAGCCAGGCAAACATTTTCCATAGGACCTCCAGTGACTATGTTATTTGGGTGGCGACCCTTCTCAGAACTGCAGGTACAAGCCCAGtcagtttaaacagtttttaaaaatctCAACATGGTAGTTTGCAAtcttctggtatgagtgtatcaggtgcagctcAGTTGTTATTACCAGTGCAGTTTTGAGAATGCTCCAACACCTAGTTAATCTATGTTAAGTTGGAGTCCCTTTGATTAATGAATGGGGTAAAGGGGGTTGACATGGTGTATAGAGCAACACATtggctacagttagtaattgcaTAGTAAGTGCATCTACATGTTATCTGTAGCTCTGTAAAATGGTCAATGAATGTATGTTTAGTAGAGATGCTACTAACAAAGTGCTCATTGAGTGTATGATATAAAAGTCCAGGTGTTTTTATTGAAATGATATGATATTAATTTCTTTGGGTTGACTGTGCATTTCCTGCATGTCACTGTAGGATGAGGATGGCACTATTGATTTCAGAGAGTATGTTATTGGTATGACTGTGTTGTGTCGACCAGCCAACACAGATGAAGTCATCCAGACAGCATTTAaggtacatacatacatacataaactggaatgttgattgtgagccatgCCTTTgattttagtaaaaaaaataaaaataaaaaaaataaaaataaaaaaaacttctcAATTGCTATTTAgaataaataggcacaaatctAGTAGAAAGAGTCAAAGATGTTATAGTTTGTGTATTTATCTGTGTAATTTTCATTTTCTAAACTGACTGCAGTCTTGATACAAATTGTGAATCACATTAGCAACTGCCCTTGTATTAAACCTAGTTTATTTACACAATTGGCACTCTTAAATGACCAGAATGCTTAATATTACATTACAAGCTCAATTCACATTCAGTGTAATTAAAATACTTGTGGGTTTGCCCCATTATATAAATTATGCTAATTTTGAAgattattaaatcattaaagTTTTTACTTTTGTATGTCTTATACACAAACCTTTAGTAAATTAAATATGTAGCCGGTTTTATATGGTTTAGTTACTAATGGTAAGCTACTACTAGTTTAAGATAAAACGACATGGTTTTGTTTGCTCGTCACTAGTTTCTGTTTATTTGGTTGTAGTACATTTGCACTACCTTATTTTATGTTTCTGTACCTAatttatgtaatatatatttagCTGTTTGATATTGATGAAGACAACAATATCACCCGAGAGGAATTTGCTGGTCTGCTGCGCTCTGCTTTAGGTGTATCTGATCTTAACGTCTCCAAACTCTTTGACGAGATTGATGCAGATGGATCAGGACATATCACATatggtatgtatgtatgtctttATTGTTAAAACATATCATTGGTAAATTTTTGCTATGTTGGTTATTAtgcaaaaaacattatttgtttacatttatttttacatttttattttacatttttttcccaCAGGCCTGTTAAGAAATTTctatatttttctatattttaataAGACTAAAAGTGGAAAAATGTTTCTAGGcaatttttattaaaacagtatAGTACTAAACTAGTCACTATAATAAACCGATCCAGTTTAATGGTTAAGTCAATATAACCTATAACTGCTTTTTTGGTTCTTTTCTGCTGTTATTCACCAGATGAGTTCCACTCCTTTGCTTTAAGCCACCCGGAGTATGCCAAACTTTTTACCACGTATATTGACCTCCAGCGGTACCAAGCTCTTCGGGAAGACAGGCCAGATTCCGACCCCATCTCCATCCAGAGATCTACTGTTTCTTTAAGTGACCAAGAAGAAAGTTCAGACAAGAAGGATGATTAATCATTCTGCATTTAGAAAAAACAGGACTAAGACAAGCACAAATCACCAGAGGTCCTTAAAACATCAATTACTataactttttctttttgatCTACTTCAAATGTGAGCATAATGTGCCTCAGCAGCTAGGATTGAGCAAAACATCAGTTTCAGTCCCACTGCTGTTCAAAAAGAATTCTTGTAAACACTTATTTTGCATTAAAAGTTTATGCATGATGTGTTTATTCTCTAACATTAAAGATACATTGAAAACTGCTAAACAGCCAACGTCACATGCTGAGATCTTCCACCAGGTGACAGCAGCACCCTAAATTACAAGCTCGGTAGTGTTTctaatgtttcttttttgtgAGCAATAAACAGTGCCAAAACAAAGAAAACTTTAATCTTTTAATCTCTATTAAACTGTACACAGTGAAGCAAAGAGACAGACAGTAATCTTGTGAACATTGTTGCATATAGAATATCAGTGTTGGGGTTAATTGTGTGCTACAGGTGACTAATGTTCTCTTGTTTGGTCCAGCCCCGTGAAGGATGGCATGCAGCTGACTTCATTAAAGCCCTGCTGTTCGTACGCTGTGATCACCAGCTGTGATTTCCCCAGTCATTTTGTTTTAACCTTTTCAGAAGAGAGGAGCCCATTTCATTTTAATCACAATTGATCAGATTTCACGGAATCAATTAAGTAACGTTGAAGCCTTTGTCGCCTCTTTCTCTTGATTTCTCCTCCTTAACATTGCAGAATTTATTTCAGTGCAGCCCCAGGTTGAGGTGTCTGGTTGAATTGTGGACAATCAATGTCACTAATTGGGTTTGATTTTCAGCAGCCAAAGCAGGATTGGCTTAAGGGGCTGAAAGAGCCAATGTCTGCCTAAACCAATGGAGACGGATCTGATGCTCTTCTAAAAAAAGGTCAACGGTAATAAGATGAATAGTTAATTGACAGGTTATTAAACCATTGCAAATGCAGTTAGCAAAAAGCTAATACTGCTGGCTAGTTTCATGTGTTAAGAATATATTAccttggccaaaaatatgttgaCACCTTGATTGATTTGATGTGCATAAAACCAGGCATGCAGTCTTCATGGACAAATAATAGCAGTATAATGGTTTATACTTAAGATGTTTAAGATGTCTGGCTCTGTTGCCACCTTTTTACCACATACGTTTGTCAAACTGAAACATTTTTAGGTGCTAAAACTggaaatataaaatatgaagGCTATAAGCGCTTACAGAATTAGTTCTCAGCTGCCAGTGAAAGCAATCATACAACAGGAAATGTTCATCCATGGTTTTTGGGATGGTATTTCATGGTCAAGCAGCAACCCACAAACTATGGGTGTTGTGCGCTATGAGCGATTTGGGTGTCAAGAAGCAGCCAGtctgagcgcagggtcagttatATTCTTCTCTCTTGgcagaataaatgaataataatcgCCCCCCCCTATACAACACTCTCCATAAGTGATTTGATAACATCTAAGATAAACCCAACGATGACCCTACCACGGCCTCCACAATTactgtttaggtgtttcagacaCATTTATTGATAAACTAAAAATAGGTCAAACAGAAGATCCAAGACATTCAACATTCCACAAAACATCTCACCAGAATGGGAATGGTTCAGGACTGAGGGTGATcctatttattattagtttattagagTTTTAATCTAGTATGAATGGCAGAACTTTTAAAATGTGCTGTCGGGTGGTGAC
Coding sequences:
- the lpcat2 gene encoding lysophosphatidylcholine acyltransferase 2 is translated as MSPHRVLPRQQSLLLPAIINPFLLDLKLTRAQKIKCFLLGFILLPLRLFLMVLVLMIMWPVAALITFGRPLKGEVEPITGWRRFMCQTVMVLLGRLYFFVMGFHVVVKGKQATSTEAPILTVAPHSSFFDGIACVVSGLPSTVSRSENLLAPVFGRFLRCFQPVLVSRLDPDSRKNTIQAISNRAKSEGRWPQVLIFPEGTCTNRSCLITFKQGAFVPGVPVQPVLIRYPNKLDTVTWTWQGPSYWTLLLLTLCQLYTTVEIEFLSPQVPTEEEKKNPIKYAQTVRTVMAKALGVPVTDHTFEDCRLMISAGELTLPMEAGLVEFTKISKKLNLKWDNMKEELENFAAIAGSCKGGRIRIEEFASFLKLSISPVLQELFALFDRDEDGTIDFREYVIGMTVLCRPANTDEVIQTAFKLFDIDEDNNITREEFAGLLRSALGVSDLNVSKLFDEIDADGSGHITYDEFHSFALSHPEYAKLFTTYIDLQRYQALREDRPDSDPISIQRSTVSLSDQEESSDKKDD